One genomic segment of Hordeum vulgare subsp. vulgare chromosome 2H, MorexV3_pseudomolecules_assembly, whole genome shotgun sequence includes these proteins:
- the LOC123429064 gene encoding transcription factor TB1-like produces MHPAPSASSSFGECFQFFPAEMYHHHQQQDGTLEAVLWQPVTAPAPAERGEPGGALAGAARKRPFRTDRHSKIRTAQGVRDRRMRLSVGVARDFFALQDLLGFDKASKTVDWLLTQSKPAIDRLANAAQGSAVPAAAGPSTKEGATSSSTGCFEDAREEEHDVRDLMKSIGGEGELDWFMSEAAAIDIEQPMEGLELD; encoded by the coding sequence GTCGTCTTTCGGCGAGTGCTTCCAGTTCTTCCCCGCCGAGAtgtaccaccaccaccagcagcaggaTGGGACACTGGAGGCGGTGCTCTGGCAGCCGGTGACCGCTCCAGCTCCGGCGGAGCGGGGGGAGCCGGGGGGCGCCCTCGCCGGGGCCGCGCGGAAGAGGCCGTTCCGGACGGACCGGCACAGCAAGATCCGCACGGCGCAGGGGGTGCGCGACCGCCGGATGCGGTTGTCCGTCGGCGTGGCGCGCGACTTCTTCGCGCTGCAGGACCTCCTCGGCTTCGACAAGGCAAGCAAGACGGTGGACTGGCTGCTTACGCAGTCCAAGCCTGCCATCGACCGCCTCGCCAACGCGGCCCAGGGGTCCGCCGTGCCGGCCGCTGCCGGACCGTCGACCAAGGAGGGGGCTACCTCCTCCAGCACCGGCTGCTTCGAGGACGCGAGGGAGGAAGAGCACGACGTCAGAGATCTGATGAAAAGCATTGGCGGCGAAGGTGAGCTTGACTGGTTCATGTCGGAGGCGGCGGCCATAGACATAGAGCAGCCTATGGAAGGATTGGAGTTGGACTAA